A genomic window from Luteolibacter sp. LG18 includes:
- the hisS gene encoding histidine--tRNA ligase, giving the protein MAGLTFQALPGFRDFSPGECAVRNYLFETWRSVARRFGFVEYETPILEDTALYLKKSGGELSSQLYRFEDQGGRDVTLRPEVTASLARLAAQHQRDFPKPLKWFEVGQCFRYERPQKGRGREFHQFNVDILGEAGPVADAELISLAIETMLAFGFVEGDFVVRVSDRAAWVAFAQQHGVAEEVIPDFLNVVDKIEREKPDALEAKLQGFGLTTDLVKGFIADPANASSAYNAIKEDLTARGLGSYLELDLSIVRGLAYYTGVVFEVFDSKKSMRAVAGGGRYDTLVSTISDGGVDLPATGFAMGDYVIRNLIEETTHTNMQMQAWLQRQGAACDVYVVVADETKRPNALKLVTDLRRAGVSVDFPLVPGNVGKLFKRAEQSRARFALVVGNEYPLLKLKVLSARTEESGEADNAVEWITGRLLEPDGPLLV; this is encoded by the coding sequence ATGGCAGGCCTTACATTCCAAGCACTTCCCGGTTTCCGCGATTTCTCCCCCGGAGAATGCGCGGTGCGGAACTATTTGTTCGAGACCTGGCGCTCGGTGGCCCGCCGTTTCGGGTTCGTGGAGTATGAGACTCCGATCCTGGAGGACACCGCCCTGTATCTGAAAAAGTCGGGCGGCGAGCTTTCCTCGCAGCTTTACCGGTTCGAGGACCAGGGCGGCCGCGATGTCACCCTGCGTCCGGAGGTGACCGCCTCGCTGGCCCGTCTGGCCGCACAGCACCAGCGCGATTTCCCGAAGCCGCTGAAGTGGTTCGAGGTCGGCCAGTGCTTCCGCTACGAGCGCCCACAGAAGGGCCGTGGCCGTGAATTCCATCAGTTCAACGTGGACATCCTCGGTGAAGCAGGTCCGGTGGCCGATGCCGAGCTGATTTCGCTGGCGATCGAAACGATGCTCGCCTTCGGGTTTGTGGAGGGCGATTTCGTCGTCCGCGTCTCCGACCGCGCGGCGTGGGTGGCCTTTGCCCAGCAGCATGGCGTGGCCGAGGAGGTGATCCCGGATTTCCTGAACGTGGTCGACAAGATCGAGCGTGAGAAACCCGATGCGCTGGAGGCCAAGCTCCAAGGTTTCGGCCTGACCACCGATCTGGTGAAAGGCTTCATCGCCGATCCGGCGAACGCTTCCTCCGCGTACAACGCGATCAAGGAGGATCTCACCGCCCGTGGGCTCGGTTCCTATCTGGAGCTCGATCTCTCGATCGTCCGTGGTCTGGCCTACTACACCGGTGTGGTGTTCGAGGTGTTCGACTCGAAGAAGTCGATGCGCGCGGTTGCCGGTGGCGGCCGTTACGACACCCTCGTTTCCACGATCTCGGACGGCGGCGTGGACCTTCCCGCCACCGGCTTCGCGATGGGCGACTACGTCATCCGCAATCTCATCGAGGAAACCACCCACACGAACATGCAGATGCAGGCCTGGCTCCAGCGTCAGGGCGCCGCGTGCGATGTCTACGTGGTGGTGGCGGACGAAACCAAGCGCCCGAACGCGCTCAAGCTCGTCACCGACCTCCGCCGCGCGGGGGTGTCCGTCGATTTCCCGCTGGTCCCCGGCAATGTCGGCAAGCTCTTCAAGCGCGCCGAGCAATCCCGCGCCCGCTTCGCCCTCGTCGTCGGCAACGAATACCCGCTGCTGAAGCTCAAGGTCCTTTCTGCCCGCACCGAGGAATCCGGTGAGGCGGACAACGCCGTCGAGTGGATCACCGGTCGTTTGCTCGAACCCGATGGTCCGCTCCTCGTCTGA
- the recF gene encoding DNA replication and repair protein RecF (All proteins in this family for which functions are known are DNA-binding proteins that assist the filamentation of RecA onto DNA for the initiation of recombination or recombinational repair.), with translation MVRTLRLLDFRCFSGLDLELPAAGGVFTGENAQGKTSILEAICVLTRLHSPRTHRMATMARVGTGHFGIAGETWDHERKVRFSKDGLELTVDGEPRDGQARYLADGGLVVWMGNEDLDLVRGSGEIRRRYLDFLGAQLDPGYRRAWSRYKVALRSKNLLLKEPRPRDAEIASYEEILIEHGTELTTSRAKLVAALEPLAAAAQAAVSGKAEPLTLAYRPAGGTCLRTSLEQARERERRLRQCIVGPHRDDLELRLHGLPAADFASEGQQRTLALALKLAQGTLLEQLGGKLPVYLMDDIFGELDPGRRNALMAHLPAAAQKWITTTTLDWLRETPELENLARFTVGSGQVTR, from the coding sequence GTGGTTCGCACCCTGCGATTGTTGGATTTCCGCTGTTTTTCCGGTCTCGATCTCGAGCTCCCGGCGGCGGGTGGCGTCTTCACCGGCGAAAATGCCCAGGGAAAAACCTCGATCCTGGAGGCAATCTGCGTCCTGACCCGCCTCCACTCGCCCCGCACCCACCGGATGGCCACCATGGCACGGGTCGGCACCGGCCATTTCGGCATCGCCGGGGAAACCTGGGACCACGAGCGGAAGGTCCGGTTTTCCAAGGACGGCCTGGAACTCACCGTCGATGGCGAGCCCCGCGACGGCCAGGCCCGCTACCTCGCCGATGGCGGGCTGGTGGTGTGGATGGGCAATGAGGATCTCGATCTGGTCCGTGGCTCGGGCGAGATCCGCCGCCGCTACCTCGATTTCCTCGGGGCCCAGCTCGATCCCGGCTACCGCCGCGCGTGGTCGCGCTACAAGGTGGCCCTGCGATCCAAGAACCTCCTGCTCAAGGAGCCCCGCCCCCGCGATGCCGAAATCGCCTCCTACGAGGAAATCCTGATCGAGCATGGCACCGAGCTGACCACCAGCCGCGCGAAACTCGTCGCCGCGCTGGAACCCCTCGCCGCCGCCGCCCAGGCCGCCGTCAGCGGCAAGGCCGAGCCCCTCACCCTCGCCTACCGCCCCGCCGGCGGCACCTGCCTGCGGACGTCCCTCGAACAGGCCCGCGAGCGCGAGCGCCGCCTGCGCCAGTGCATCGTCGGCCCGCACCGCGACGACCTCGAACTCCGCCTCCACGGCCTGCCCGCCGCCGATTTCGCCAGCGAGGGCCAGCAGCGCACGCTCGCCCTGGCCCTGAAGCTGGCCCAAGGCACCCTCCTGGAACAACTCGGCGGCAAGCTCCCGGTCTATCTCATGGATGACATCTTCGGCGAGCTCGACCCCGGCCGCCGCAACGCCCTGATGGCCCATCTCCCCGCCGCCGCGCAAAAGTGGATCACCACCACCACGCTCGACTGGCTGAGGGAAACCCCGGAGTTGGAAAATCTCGCGAGGTTCACAGTTGGCAGCGGTCAGGTGACCCGCTAA
- a CDS encoding biopolymer transporter ExbD, producing the protein MPLSFALASLAAATLWLVLTGWIWISVPWKRRILKITLGVISLSGTVAIIIGGSVASLFLNDRGKARQELSNASDYAASEVRWTPKQRLQIEIIDSNRVALNGTTVPIDRLGRQLKTDLKVPPSQASVSLSTSSAATAQDVVAVKKACSRAGITEVTEAPKEPLARSSRL; encoded by the coding sequence ATGCCGCTCTCCTTCGCGCTGGCGTCCCTGGCCGCCGCCACCCTCTGGCTGGTGCTCACCGGATGGATCTGGATATCGGTGCCTTGGAAGCGACGCATCTTGAAGATCACCCTTGGCGTCATCTCCCTTTCCGGCACCGTGGCGATCATCATCGGGGGATCGGTCGCCTCCTTGTTCCTCAATGACCGCGGCAAGGCCCGGCAGGAACTTTCGAATGCCAGCGACTACGCGGCGTCCGAGGTCAGGTGGACTCCCAAGCAGCGCCTGCAGATCGAAATCATCGATTCCAACCGCGTGGCCCTCAATGGCACCACCGTCCCGATCGACCGGCTGGGCAGGCAATTGAAAACCGACCTCAAGGTGCCGCCGTCGCAGGCTTCCGTCTCGTTGTCCACCTCGTCCGCCGCCACCGCCCAAGACGTGGTCGCGGTGAAAAAAGCCTGCTCCCGCGCTGGGATCACCGAGGTGACGGAAGCACCGAAAGAGCCGCTCGCCCGCTCCTCGCGCCTCTGA
- the aspS gene encoding aspartate--tRNA ligase, translating into MRSHHCNELRASHIGETVTLIGWVNTVRDQGGVIFVDLRDREGVTQVVFRSEENADATKVSHKLRDEDVIQVVGRVTKRLEGTANDKLATGEIEIVATELNIVNKADVLPFQLDKELSNEDLRMKYRYLDLRRPRMNKNIRLRHTITSAARRFLDEAGFIEVETPILSNPTPEGARDFLVPSRLNPGRFYALPQAPQQFKQLLMVAGLEKYFQIARCFRDEDLRADRQPEFTQIDIEASFVTQEDIIKLVEGLLGSMFKAGLGIDVPQAFPRMTYREAMDRFGSDKPDTRYGNEIVDLADVFGATEFKIFRGTFDNGGVVRAINAKGFAGVTTGQMNRLNEIAIQAGLPVKTLAFVKLENGEFKSPLWKFFTDAEKEALTAKLNIEEGDIVFFVAGSRDSVSTILGRVRLEIAEMMELTKGSTAYNFLWVVDFPLLALDTETGKWAAVHHPFTRPNADDVPLMDGGKFEEVRAVAYDVVLNGYELGGGSIRIHEKDLQAKMFEVLGISPEEQQEKFSHILDAFRFGAPPHGGLALGLDRIAMLAAGEDSIREVIAFPKNNKGADLMSHSPCQVDFKTLREVYVQSTHKEKKD; encoded by the coding sequence ATGCGCTCCCATCACTGCAACGAACTCCGCGCCTCCCACATCGGTGAAACCGTCACGCTCATCGGCTGGGTGAATACCGTCCGCGACCAGGGCGGTGTCATCTTCGTCGACCTCCGCGACCGCGAGGGCGTCACCCAGGTCGTGTTCCGTTCGGAGGAGAATGCCGATGCGACCAAGGTCTCCCACAAGCTCCGCGACGAGGACGTGATCCAGGTGGTCGGCCGGGTGACGAAGCGCCTGGAAGGCACCGCCAACGACAAGCTGGCCACCGGTGAGATCGAGATCGTCGCGACGGAACTGAACATCGTGAACAAGGCGGACGTGCTGCCGTTCCAGCTCGACAAGGAGCTGTCCAACGAGGACCTGCGGATGAAGTACCGCTACCTCGACCTGCGCCGCCCGCGGATGAACAAGAACATCCGTCTGCGCCACACGATCACCTCCGCCGCCCGCCGTTTCCTGGACGAGGCCGGATTCATCGAGGTCGAGACCCCGATCCTTTCCAACCCGACCCCGGAAGGTGCCCGCGACTTCCTCGTGCCGTCGCGCCTGAACCCCGGCCGCTTCTACGCGCTGCCGCAGGCCCCGCAGCAGTTCAAGCAGCTGCTCATGGTCGCCGGTCTGGAGAAGTATTTCCAGATCGCCCGCTGCTTCCGCGACGAGGACCTGCGCGCCGACCGCCAGCCGGAGTTCACGCAGATCGACATCGAGGCGAGCTTCGTGACGCAGGAAGACATCATCAAGCTGGTCGAAGGCCTGCTTGGTTCGATGTTCAAGGCCGGTCTGGGCATCGATGTGCCGCAGGCGTTCCCGCGCATGACCTACCGCGAGGCGATGGACCGCTTCGGTTCCGACAAGCCGGACACCCGCTACGGCAATGAGATCGTGGACCTTGCCGATGTCTTCGGCGCGACCGAGTTCAAGATCTTCCGCGGCACCTTCGACAACGGTGGCGTGGTCCGCGCGATCAATGCCAAGGGCTTCGCCGGCGTGACCACCGGCCAGATGAACCGTCTCAACGAGATCGCCATCCAGGCCGGCCTGCCGGTGAAGACGCTGGCGTTCGTGAAGCTGGAGAACGGCGAGTTCAAGAGCCCGCTGTGGAAGTTCTTCACCGATGCCGAGAAGGAGGCGCTCACCGCCAAGCTCAACATCGAGGAAGGCGACATCGTCTTCTTCGTCGCGGGCAGCCGTGATTCCGTGAGCACCATCCTCGGCCGCGTCCGCCTGGAGATCGCGGAGATGATGGAGCTGACCAAGGGCAGCACCGCCTACAATTTCCTGTGGGTCGTGGACTTCCCGCTGCTTGCTCTCGACACCGAGACCGGCAAGTGGGCCGCCGTGCACCACCCCTTCACCCGCCCGAACGCCGACGACGTGCCGCTCATGGACGGCGGCAAGTTCGAGGAGGTTCGCGCCGTGGCCTACGACGTGGTCCTGAACGGCTACGAGCTGGGTGGCGGATCGATCCGTATCCACGAAAAGGACCTGCAGGCGAAGATGTTCGAGGTGCTGGGCATCAGCCCGGAGGAGCAGCAGGAGAAGTTCTCCCATATCCTCGATGCCTTCCGTTTCGGCGCGCCGCCGCACGGTGGTCTGGCGCTCGGCCTGGACCGCATCGCCATGCTGGCCGCGGGTGAGGACAGCATCCGTGAGGTGATCGCCTTCCCGAAGAACAACAAGGGTGCGGACCTGATGTCCCACAGCCCCTGCCAGGTCGACTTCAAGACGCTCCGCGAGGTCTACGTCCAGTCGACCCACAAGGAGAAGAAGGACTGA